A window from Leifsonia shinshuensis encodes these proteins:
- a CDS encoding gamma carbonic anhydrase family protein — protein MLYALPGDRAPQVDADAWVAPGATLVGAVTLEPGASVWYGAVVRADNAPIRIGRDSNLQDNVSAHVDPGFPLTVGERVSVGHNAVLHGCTIEDDVLVGMSATVMNGATVGSGSLIAAGAVVTQGAVIPPRSLVAGVPAKVRRELTDDELDGIRRNAAVYLDKTAEHRDAQAL, from the coding sequence ATGCTCTACGCGCTGCCCGGCGACCGGGCTCCGCAGGTGGACGCCGACGCCTGGGTGGCGCCCGGAGCGACCCTGGTCGGGGCGGTCACGCTCGAGCCCGGGGCGAGCGTCTGGTACGGAGCGGTGGTGCGGGCGGACAACGCGCCGATCCGCATCGGCCGCGACTCCAACCTGCAGGACAATGTCTCCGCGCACGTCGACCCCGGCTTCCCGCTGACCGTCGGCGAGCGGGTCTCGGTCGGGCACAACGCCGTGCTGCACGGGTGCACGATCGAGGACGACGTCCTGGTCGGGATGAGCGCGACCGTGATGAACGGAGCGACGGTCGGCAGCGGCTCGCTCATCGCCGCGGGGGCCGTCGTCACGCAGGGCGCGGTCATCCCGCCGCGGTCACTCGTGGCGGGCGTCCCCGCGAAGGTGCGGCGCGAGCTCACCGACGACGAGCTGGACGGCATCCGCCGGAACGCCGCCGTGTACCTCGACAAGACGGCGGAGCACCGGGACGCTCAGGCGCTCTAG
- a CDS encoding uracil-DNA glycosylase family protein → MLDRFFDLIREVPAPDDAELLFGFDELGRLRERNLRRYLETPHAPILLLGEAPGWRGMTVTGVPFTSVREVDAGVLPGLELPAQPQAPWEASSRVFWEKMSAWRGPLPLSWPVYPHHPFVAGRPLTNRTPRSSEVRAGAPVAEELIRALGIETIVAVGRKAQGALAEAGIEAPAVRHPAQGGARMFTEQLLALNRAMLDG, encoded by the coding sequence ATGCTCGACCGCTTCTTCGACCTGATCCGGGAGGTCCCGGCCCCGGACGACGCCGAGCTGCTGTTCGGCTTCGACGAGCTCGGCCGGCTCCGCGAACGCAACCTGCGCCGCTACCTGGAGACGCCGCACGCGCCCATCCTGCTGCTCGGCGAGGCTCCCGGCTGGCGCGGGATGACCGTCACCGGCGTGCCCTTCACCTCGGTGCGCGAGGTGGATGCCGGCGTGCTGCCGGGGCTCGAGCTGCCGGCTCAGCCGCAGGCGCCCTGGGAGGCGTCGAGCCGCGTCTTCTGGGAGAAGATGAGCGCCTGGCGCGGTCCGCTCCCGCTCTCCTGGCCGGTGTACCCGCACCATCCGTTCGTCGCGGGACGGCCGCTGACCAATCGGACCCCGCGCTCGTCCGAGGTGCGCGCCGGCGCCCCGGTGGCCGAGGAGCTGATCCGCGCGCTCGGCATCGAGACCATCGTCGCCGTAGGGCGCAAGGCGCAGGGTGCGCTCGCCGAGGCGGGGATCGAAGCGCCCGCGGTGCGGCACCCCGCGCAGGGGGGCGCCCGCATGTTCACGGAGCAGTTGCTCGCCCTCAACCGGGCGATGCTCGACGGCTGA
- a CDS encoding alcohol dehydrogenase catalytic domain-containing protein gives MTIKAVTPRVVAPPARLGMGVSVYPSATAMVWPGEGHTHEAVAVPGVRLAPGDVLAQVELATVCGSDIHTVLGHRQAPAPLVLGHEQVGRVIALGRGGAKTTDGHRVELGERVVWSVAVPCGRCARCRRGLPQRCSNLQKYGHERMRRGWELSGGFATHAHILDGTPLVRVPEDIPAVVLAPASCATATVAAAVEAAEAIVPLDGALVLIAGAGMMGLTAAAMATDAGARVVVSDPIPQRREAALAFGAVGVADPSPGADHATSLPTVLAKAGGRGAAPVAALELSGNPAAVRTLLDGLDIGGVLVLVGSVSPGPDLAVAPEQLVRRLLTIRGVHNYAPRHLEQAVRFLASAWQRYPFAEQVGETFPLAEVDRALASAAYPRVAVRP, from the coding sequence GTGACGATCAAAGCGGTCACCCCGCGCGTCGTCGCACCGCCGGCACGCCTGGGGATGGGGGTGAGCGTGTACCCGTCGGCCACCGCGATGGTGTGGCCGGGTGAGGGGCACACGCATGAGGCGGTCGCGGTCCCCGGCGTGCGGCTCGCCCCGGGTGACGTGCTCGCCCAGGTGGAGCTCGCGACGGTGTGCGGCTCCGACATCCACACGGTCCTCGGTCACCGGCAGGCGCCCGCGCCGCTCGTGCTCGGGCACGAGCAGGTCGGCCGCGTCATCGCGCTCGGCCGCGGCGGCGCCAAGACGACCGACGGCCATCGGGTGGAGCTGGGGGAGCGCGTCGTGTGGTCGGTGGCCGTCCCGTGCGGGCGCTGCGCGCGCTGCCGCCGCGGCCTGCCGCAGAGGTGCTCGAACCTGCAGAAGTACGGCCACGAGCGGATGCGCAGGGGCTGGGAGCTGTCGGGCGGGTTCGCGACGCACGCGCACATCCTCGACGGCACGCCACTGGTGCGGGTGCCGGAGGACATCCCGGCCGTGGTGCTCGCGCCGGCCTCCTGCGCGACGGCGACGGTCGCCGCCGCCGTGGAGGCCGCCGAGGCGATCGTCCCGCTCGACGGCGCACTAGTGCTCATCGCCGGAGCCGGGATGATGGGACTCACCGCCGCCGCGATGGCCACGGATGCGGGCGCGCGGGTCGTGGTGAGCGACCCCATCCCGCAACGCCGGGAGGCGGCGCTCGCGTTCGGCGCGGTGGGCGTGGCCGACCCCAGCCCGGGCGCGGACCACGCCACCTCACTGCCGACAGTGCTGGCGAAGGCCGGCGGCCGGGGCGCGGCTCCGGTCGCCGCCCTGGAGCTCTCCGGGAACCCGGCGGCCGTGCGGACCCTGCTCGACGGCCTGGATATCGGCGGAGTCCTCGTCCTGGTCGGTTCCGTCTCGCCCGGGCCGGACCTCGCGGTCGCCCCCGAGCAGCTCGTGCGCCGCCTGCTCACGATCCGCGGCGTCCACAACTACGCACCGCGGCACCTGGAGCAGGCCGTGCGGTTCCTCGCCTCCGCCTGGCAGCGGTACCCGTTCGCGGAGCAGGTCGGCGAGACATTCCCGCTCGCCGAGGTGGATCGGGCGCTCGCGTCCGCCGCGTACCCCCGGGTGGCGGTGCGGCCGTAG
- a CDS encoding HAD family phosphatase produces MTPDGRITSEFDDVTIDDAAASRHADATGADDEEWDKFDDRPDEFPEGDDRDEDDLADLELVVLGLTGTTVLDDGAGAPRALPGTEDLIHRLRATGVKVAIVSGSPRPAVDLLLDAVGWTGIADAVLTPADSGRAQPFPDLPLTALLRTGASSVEGMVVVDDTADGISAGIAAGAGLVVGVLTGTDGEDELLEAGADAVLTSVADLPELLGYEHTDADRAAADRAAADRAAGDAADRRAEGADAR; encoded by the coding sequence ATGACCCCCGACGGACGCATCACCAGCGAGTTCGACGACGTGACGATCGACGACGCCGCAGCCTCGCGCCACGCGGACGCGACCGGCGCGGACGACGAGGAGTGGGACAAGTTCGACGACAGGCCCGACGAGTTCCCCGAGGGCGACGACCGCGACGAGGACGACCTCGCCGACCTCGAGCTGGTGGTGCTCGGCCTGACCGGCACCACGGTGCTCGACGACGGCGCCGGAGCGCCGCGCGCCCTCCCCGGGACGGAGGACCTCATCCACCGGCTGCGGGCCACCGGCGTGAAGGTCGCGATCGTGAGCGGCTCCCCGCGTCCGGCCGTCGACCTCCTCCTGGACGCCGTCGGCTGGACCGGGATCGCCGATGCGGTGCTCACTCCGGCGGACTCAGGCCGGGCGCAGCCCTTCCCCGATCTCCCGCTGACCGCGCTGCTGCGCACCGGCGCCTCCAGCGTCGAGGGGATGGTCGTGGTCGACGACACGGCGGACGGCATCTCGGCGGGGATCGCCGCCGGCGCGGGGCTCGTCGTCGGTGTGCTGACGGGTACGGACGGCGAGGACGAGCTCCTCGAGGCCGGCGCGGACGCGGTGCTGACGAGCGTCGCCGACCTGCCCGAGCTGCTCGGCTACGAGCACACGGATGCCGACCGCGCCGCCGCCGACCGCGCCGCCGCCGACCGCGCCGCCGGCGACGCTGCCGACCGTCGTGCCGAGGGGGCCGACGCCCGGTGA
- a CDS encoding TIGR03364 family FAD-dependent oxidoreductase, whose translation MGRHYDLAVVGAGIVGLGHAVAALRRGLTVAVVERASTVNGASLRNSGHLCITGQDGEARAYAELARELWLTLAPEAGFWLRESGTVVVARNADELAVLEEFRERRGGHDVRLFGPAQVRESAPLADGVAIGGAYLPSDLQVDPREAAPAIARWLDAHGVDLFWHTTALAVEAGTVHTSRGRVAADAVVVAVDADVDQLFPGMADAHGIQRRGLDMLLVDAALDAPLSAPLLTGWSLVQQTAFSRTPSAGALRDRLVAEQPALAALGADVSFAQRPDGSLLIGSTARQSEDASPFQPEAAFEALLDQTRDLFGAVPLRVRERWQGVHAAAPDDFLVAAPAPDVRVVSVTAGIGMTTGLGLADRVVDELFSDAPGSLLPAGATRAR comes from the coding sequence ATGGGCAGGCACTACGATCTCGCGGTGGTCGGCGCCGGCATCGTCGGCCTCGGCCACGCCGTCGCGGCCCTCCGCCGCGGGCTCACGGTCGCCGTCGTCGAGCGGGCGTCCACGGTCAACGGAGCGTCGCTCCGGAACTCGGGTCACCTCTGCATCACCGGTCAGGACGGCGAGGCCCGCGCCTACGCCGAACTCGCCCGCGAGCTCTGGCTGACCCTCGCCCCGGAGGCCGGCTTCTGGCTGCGCGAGTCCGGCACGGTCGTGGTCGCACGGAACGCCGACGAGCTGGCGGTGCTGGAGGAGTTCCGCGAGCGCCGTGGCGGCCACGACGTGCGACTCTTCGGACCTGCGCAGGTGCGCGAGAGCGCACCGCTGGCCGACGGTGTGGCGATCGGGGGAGCGTACCTCCCGTCCGACCTGCAGGTCGACCCGCGCGAGGCCGCCCCGGCGATCGCCCGCTGGCTCGACGCGCACGGGGTCGACCTCTTCTGGCACACGACAGCGCTCGCCGTCGAGGCGGGCACCGTCCACACGAGCCGCGGCCGGGTCGCCGCCGACGCGGTCGTCGTCGCCGTTGACGCGGATGTCGACCAGCTGTTCCCCGGCATGGCGGATGCCCACGGCATCCAGCGCCGCGGCCTCGACATGCTGCTGGTGGATGCGGCACTCGACGCTCCGCTCTCCGCGCCCCTCCTGACCGGCTGGTCGCTCGTCCAGCAGACCGCGTTCTCGCGGACCCCGAGCGCCGGCGCCCTGCGCGACCGCCTGGTGGCGGAGCAGCCCGCCCTGGCGGCCCTGGGCGCGGACGTTTCCTTCGCCCAGCGCCCGGACGGCTCGCTCCTCATCGGATCGACGGCTCGCCAGAGCGAAGACGCCTCGCCCTTCCAGCCGGAGGCCGCCTTCGAGGCACTCCTCGACCAGACGCGCGACCTCTTCGGCGCCGTGCCTCTGCGGGTCCGCGAACGCTGGCAGGGCGTCCACGCGGCGGCGCCCGACGACTTCCTCGTCGCGGCGCCGGCCCCGGATGTGCGGGTCGTCTCCGTGACGGCGGGGATCGGGATGACGACGGGGCTCGGTCTCGCCGACCGCGTCGTCGACGAGCTGTTCTCGGACGCGCCCGGCTCCCTCCTCCCCGCCGGCGCCACGCGCGCCCGTTAG
- the kynA gene encoding tryptophan 2,3-dioxygenase, translating to MADGDNTREFDPDIVTDFRERMSYGSYLDLDTLLSAQRPVSRPAHHDELLFIIQHQTTELWLKLVLHELESARDLLRADDLSPALKRIARVKHIQRTLTEQWSVLATLTPTEYAEFRGFLGNSSGFQSYQYRAVEFVLGNKNRRMLSVFESDPAAHALLSALLEAPSIYDEFLRYLARAGFAVPEALLDRDVTQAHVFTPELVPVFRDIYEHATDHWREYEACEEFVDLEDNFQLWRFRHLKTVQRTIGMKTGTGGSSGAGFLQKALDLTFFPELYAVRTEIGAPA from the coding sequence ATGGCCGACGGCGACAACACCCGAGAGTTCGATCCCGACATCGTCACCGACTTCCGGGAACGGATGTCGTACGGGTCGTACCTGGACCTCGACACCCTCCTGAGCGCGCAACGCCCGGTGAGCCGGCCGGCGCACCACGACGAGCTGCTGTTCATCATCCAGCACCAGACCACCGAGCTGTGGCTCAAGCTCGTGCTGCACGAGCTGGAGTCCGCCCGCGACCTGCTGCGGGCCGACGACCTCTCCCCCGCCCTCAAGCGGATCGCCCGGGTGAAGCACATTCAGCGCACGCTGACCGAGCAGTGGTCGGTGCTGGCGACGCTCACGCCGACCGAGTACGCCGAGTTCCGTGGGTTCCTCGGCAACTCGTCCGGCTTCCAGTCGTACCAGTACCGCGCCGTGGAGTTCGTGCTGGGCAACAAGAACCGCCGCATGCTGAGCGTCTTCGAGAGCGACCCCGCCGCGCACGCACTGCTGTCCGCGCTGCTGGAGGCGCCGAGCATCTACGACGAGTTCCTCCGTTACCTCGCTCGTGCCGGCTTCGCCGTCCCCGAGGCGCTGCTCGACCGCGACGTGACGCAGGCCCACGTGTTCACTCCCGAGCTGGTGCCCGTGTTCCGCGACATCTACGAGCACGCCACCGACCACTGGCGCGAGTACGAGGCCTGCGAGGAGTTCGTCGACCTGGAGGACAACTTCCAGCTCTGGCGCTTCCGCCACCTGAAGACGGTGCAGCGCACCATCGGCATGAAGACCGGCACGGGAGGTTCCAGCGGCGCCGGGTTCCTGCAGAAGGCGCTCGACCTCACCTTCTTCCCCGAGCTCTACGCCGTCCGCACCGAGATCGGAGCACCCGCGTGA
- a CDS encoding aminotransferase class V-fold PLP-dependent enzyme has translation MTDFDTALPSTLSPDPLTAARALDAADPLAAFRDRFAGIDDGSAQVAAYFDGNSLGRPTRASVERIHRFLLDGWGDRLIRGWDEEWMDLPFVIGDDLGRVALGAAPGQTFIGDSTTVLLYKLARAAVDALPERSEIVLDTDNFPTDRYLLDGIARERGLSLVWIEADTEAGVTPEQVAAAVGPRTALVVLSHVAYRSGFLADLPAITRIVHDAGALVLWDLCHSAGSVPVELDAADVDLAVGCTYKYLNGGPGSPAFGYVNARLIPRLTQPIQGWMGVRDVFLMGPEYQPAEGVRRFLSGTPPIVGMLAMRDTIAMIGEAGIDAVRAKSVALTEFAIALAEEWLTPLGVALASPRDAERRGGHITLSHPAMRDVTALLWQRDVIPDYRDPDGLRIGLSPLSTGFEELCVGMAAVRDALGELTHD, from the coding sequence ATGACCGACTTCGACACCGCCCTTCCGTCCACCCTGTCGCCCGACCCGCTGACCGCCGCCCGGGCCCTCGACGCCGCGGACCCGCTCGCCGCGTTCCGCGACCGTTTCGCCGGCATCGACGACGGCAGCGCGCAGGTCGCCGCGTACTTCGACGGAAACTCGCTGGGCCGCCCGACGCGCGCGAGCGTCGAGCGCATCCACCGCTTCCTCCTCGACGGCTGGGGCGACCGCCTGATCCGGGGCTGGGACGAGGAGTGGATGGACCTCCCGTTCGTCATCGGCGACGACCTCGGCCGAGTCGCCCTCGGCGCCGCGCCCGGCCAGACGTTCATCGGCGACTCGACCACCGTGCTGCTCTACAAGCTCGCCCGGGCGGCGGTGGATGCGCTGCCCGAGCGCAGCGAGATCGTGCTCGACACCGACAACTTCCCGACCGACCGCTACCTCCTGGACGGGATCGCCCGCGAGCGCGGCCTCAGCCTGGTGTGGATCGAGGCCGACACCGAGGCCGGCGTCACGCCCGAACAGGTGGCCGCGGCGGTCGGCCCCCGGACGGCCCTCGTCGTGCTGAGCCACGTCGCCTACCGGTCGGGCTTCCTGGCCGACCTGCCCGCGATCACCCGGATCGTGCACGACGCGGGCGCGCTCGTGCTCTGGGACCTCTGCCACTCCGCCGGCTCCGTCCCGGTCGAGCTCGACGCCGCGGACGTCGACCTCGCGGTCGGCTGCACCTACAAGTACCTGAACGGCGGACCCGGTTCGCCCGCGTTCGGCTACGTGAACGCGCGCCTGATCCCGCGGCTGACCCAGCCCATCCAGGGGTGGATGGGCGTGCGCGACGTCTTCCTGATGGGTCCGGAGTACCAGCCGGCCGAGGGCGTCCGCCGCTTCCTCAGCGGCACGCCGCCGATCGTCGGCATGCTGGCCATGCGCGACACGATCGCCATGATCGGCGAAGCCGGCATCGACGCCGTGCGGGCGAAGTCCGTCGCGCTGACGGAGTTCGCGATCGCGCTTGCCGAGGAATGGCTGACACCGCTCGGGGTCGCACTCGCCAGCCCGCGGGATGCGGAACGCCGCGGCGGCCACATCACCCTCAGCCACCCGGCGATGCGCGACGTCACGGCCCTGCTCTGGCAGCGCGACGTCATCCCCGACTACCGCGACCCGGACGGGCTGCGCATCGGCCTGTCGCCGCTGAGCACCGGCTTCGAGGAGCTCTGCGTCGGGATGGCCGCGGTGCGCGACGCCCTCGGCGAACTGACGCATGACTGA